The genomic DNA GGCGCGCACCGCCTCGGCCTGACCGACGACGCGCTCGGCCAGCCGGTCCTCCATGCCCTTCAGCCGCTGCCGCTCGCTGTCCAGCATGCGGTCCACCGGGATGCCGGTCCAGCGGGTGACCACGGCGGCGATGTCCTTCGCCGTGACTTCCTCCCGCTCCGCGTTGGCGCGGGATTCGGCCTCGGCCAGACGCTTCTCCAAGTCGGGAACGACGCCGTAAGCCAGCTCGCCGGCCTTCGCCCAGTCGCCGTCGCGCTGGGCGTGCTCCAGCTTGGTGCGCGCCTGGTCCAGCTCCTCCTTCAGGCGGCGTCCTTCGGTGCGGCGGGACTGGCCGACGCGCCATTCCTCTTCCATGGCGGTCAGCTTCGCCTCGTCCACCGCGAGTTCGGACTCCAGCTTGTGCAGCCGTTCCTGGGACGCGGCGTCCGGCTCCGACTTCAGGGCCTCGCGCTCGATCTTCAGCTGGGCGACGCGGCGGCCGACGGCGTCCAGCGCCTCCGGCTTGCTGTCGATGGCCATGCGCAGGCGGCTGGCCGCCTCGTCGACGAGGTCGATGGCCTTGTCGGGCAGGCGGCGGTCGGCGATGTAGCGGGCCGAGAGCTGCACCGCCGCGACCACCGCCGCGTCAGCGATGCGCACGCCGTGGTGCACCTCGTACTTGCCCTTGATGCCGCGCAGGATCGACACGGCGTCCTCGTCGGACGGCTCGTCCACATTCACCGGCTGGAAGCGGCGGGCCAGCGCCGCGTCCTTCTCGATGTATTTGCGGTACTCGTCGGGCGTGGTGGCGCCGACGCAGCGCAGCTCGCCGCGCGCCAGCGCGGGCTTCAGCATGTTGGCGGCGTCCATCGCGCCGTCCGTCCGTCCGGCGCCGATCAGCGAGTGCAGCTCGTCGATGAACAGGATGATGCGGCCCGCCGCCTGCTGCACTTCCGACAGGACGGCCTTCAGCCGCTCTTCGAAGTCGCCGCGGAACTTGGCGCCGGCCAGCAGGGCGGTGAGGTCGAGCGCGAGGACGCGCCGGTCCTTCAGCCCCTCCGGCACGTCGCCGGAGGCCAGCCGCTGGGCCAGCCCTTCCACCACGGCGGTCTTGCCCACACCGGGCTCGCCGATCAGGACGGGGTTGTTCTTGGTGCGCCGGGCCAGGACCTGGATGGTCCGCCGGATCTCGTCGTCGCGCCCGATCACCGGGTCGAGACGGCCCTGGCGCGCTTCTTCCGTCAGGTCGCGGGCGTACTTGGCGAGCGCCTCGCCCATCTGCGAATCCTCCTGCCGGTCGGCGGGGCGGTTCTTGCTCAGCGATTCGACACCCTCGACCAGCACCGCGGGATCGACACCGGCGCGGTGGAACAGCGCTCGGGTGCTGCCGCCCTGGGCGGCCAGCGATTCGAGGAGTCGTTCGGGGGAGACGAACTTGTCGCCGGCCCCGCGCGCCGTTTCGACGGCGTTCTGGAGAACGCCGGCGAGCGCCGGGGACATGAAGATCGGGTGCGGCCCTTCGCCTTCGACGCGGGTCTGGCGGTTCAGGGTTTCCTCGGCGGCGGTCTTCAGAAGCTCGGGATCGCCACCGGCATCGCGGATCAGCTTGGCGGGCACGCCGTCGGCGTCCTCGACCAGGGCCTTCACGAGATGTTCGGGGACGAGCTGTTGGTGGCGTCCGGCGAGAGCCGCCAGTTGCGCGGCCTGGATGACGCCGCGCGCACGGTCGGTGAACAGACCGAAGTCCATCAGGCACTCCGTTCGTTATGGTTCCCGCCCTTTGCGAAGGCGCGGGAAGACGGCCTGTGTGGCCCGCACCATGCGCGGCCCCGGTCGCCTCAAGGGAACAGATGGGCAGGGGCGCCGCCCTGATCAAGACGACCGCCCGGACGGTGGGGCAAGGCTGTCTTGCGTCTAAAGTGTCCCACTATATGGACAGCAATTTATTTATTTGACACACTGTGTACGCCTTCATAAAGTGGTGGAAACTGATATGCCAGATATCAAACAAGAACGCGGGAGGGAGGACATGGCCGGCATCGGAGCAAATCCGCTCGATGCACAAGCGTCGCCGGAGAAGCCGCAGGCTTCCGGAACCCAGACGCTGATGCGCGGCCTCGCCCTCCTGGAATGCGTGGCGGCGGGCATCGGGGACGTGAAGGGCATCGCCGCCCGGCTGGGCACGCCGCGCAGCACCACGCACCGGATGCTCAACAGCCTGACCCAGGACGGCTATCTGCACCACGTCCCCTACAAGGGTTATCTGCTGGGGCCGAAGCTGATCGCGCTCGGCATGCGCGCGCTGGAGCAGCGCCCACTGGTCGCCATCGCCCGCCCGCACATCGAGGAACTGGCCCGCCAGACCGGCGACACCGTCCATCTCGGCGTCGTCGAAGGGGCGGAGGTCTTCTATCTCGACAAGATTCCGAACACGCGCGGGCTGGAGATGCGGTCGCGCATCGGCCTGCGCATGCCGCTGGCCTCCACGGGGCTGGGCAAGGCGCTTCTCCTCGGCCTGCCGCGCGAGCGCTGGTCCGAGCTGTACGACCACGCGCTCCGCCTGACCGCGGCGGCGCCGGAACGGCCCCCGCTGGCGCCCTGGCCGGAGTTCGAGTCCCGGCTGGCCGCCTATGTGGACCGCGGCTGGTCCTTCGACCTTGAAGAAAACGAAATCGGCATCCGCTGCGTCGGCGCGCCGATCCGTGACGTCCGCAATCAGGTGGTCGCCGCCATCAGCGTGGCGAGCGCCGTGCCGTACATGCCGGACGAACGGATGGAGGAGCTTGGGCCCGTGGTCCGGGCGGTCGCCGACGCGATTTCAAAGGATTTGGGATGGAAACGGGACGAAAGGGCGTCGGGGCATCGCTGATCGCCCTCGACTGGGGAACATCGAGTCTGCGCGGCTTCCTGATGGGCGGCGACGGGCGGGTGCTGGACCAGCGCGCCAACGCGCACGGCATCCAGAACCTGCCGATGCCGGGCGTCGCCGGCTTCGAGCAGGCCTTTGCCGACCTGTGCGGCGGCTGGATGGCCGCCCATCCCGGCCTGCCGGTGGTGGCCGGCGGCATGGTCGGCAGCGCCCAGGGCTGGCGTGAGGCCCCCTATGTCCGCTGCCCCGCCGACACGACCACCCTGGCCTCGCAGGCCGTGCCGGTGGAGAGCGCGTCGGGTTCCCGCATCCTGATCGCGCCGGGCGTCCTCTACGACCCGCCGAACGGCCCGCCGGACATCCTGCGCGGCGAGGAAATCCAGATCGCCGGCGTGCTGGCCGACCGTCCCGACTGGGGCCGCGACGCCTGCATGGTGCTGCCGGGCACCCATTCCAAATGGGTGGAGATCGTGGGCGGGCGCATGATCCGCTTCTCCTCCTACATGACCGGCGAGACCTTCGCCGTCCTGTGCAAGCATTCGATCCTCGGCCGGCTGATGCCGGCGGACGCCGCTCCGGCGGAGGCCGAATCCGACGCCGCCTTCGCCGAGGGCGTGCGGGCGGCGCAGGCCAGCGGGCCGGGCGACTTCACGCACCAGATCTTCGCCGCGCGCACGCTCGGCATCACCCGCCGCATGCCGGCGGAGCTTCTGAAGGATTACCTGTCCGGCCTGCTGATCGGGCACGAGCTGGTCTCCGGCCTCGGCCACATGCGCAACGAGCTGCATGAGGGTCGTCCGCTGCTGCTGATCGGCGAGGGCGCGCTCTGCCGCCGGTACGTGCGCGGCCTGGAACTGCTGGGCGTCGAGCCCACCGACCGGCTTGAGAACACCGCCCCGCGTGGGCTTTTCCAGTTTGCCGTTGCCGCCGGCCTGATCGCGCCGGCGGGGGAGTGACCATCATGTCCGATGAATCCCTGAAGGCCCGCTTCGACGCCGCCTTTTCCGCCCTGCCGCTGGTTGCCATCCTGCGCGGCCTGACCCCCGCGGAGGCGGAGGGCGTTGCGCAGACGCTCTACGACAGCGGCTTCCGCATGATCGAGGTGCCGCTGAACTCGCCCGATCCGTTCGACAGCATCGCCGCCGTCCGCCGGCTTCTGCCGCGCGACGCCCTGGTCGGCGCCGGCACGGTCCTGGCGGTGGAACAGGTGGCCCGCCTGAAGGACATCGGGGCCGATCTGGTCGTCATGCCGCACGCCGACACCGCGGTGATCCGCGCCGCCAAGGCCGCGGGCTTGGTCAGCCTGCCCGGAATCGCCACGCCGACGGAAGCTTTCGCAGCGCTGTCAGCCGGCGCCGACGCCCTGAAGATCTTTCCGGCGGAGCTGGTCGGCCCGCGCGTCATCAAGGCGATGCGCGCCATCCTGCCCGCCGGCACCCGCCTGCTGCCCGTGGGCGGCATCGCCCCGGACACCATGGCGCCCTTCCTGGACGCCGGCGTGGCCGGCTTCGGGCTGGGGTCCGCGCTGTATGCGCCGGGCCTGTCCGCCGCCGAGGTCGGCAAGCGGGCGGACGCCTTCGTCGCCGCGTGGCGGCGCCTCAACCCGCGCTGACCGGACCCACGGCACCAGCGCACCAAGCCGCGGCCGGTCGCAGAACGCGCCGCGGACCTTTTCCTCCCCCTCCTCATCACAAGCAAAGTTCCAGGGAGAACGCTCATGAAGGGCTATCGTTTCCTCACCGGCGCCGTCGTCGGCGCGCTGACCTCCGCCACGATGATGGTCGCCGTGCAGGCCGCCGAGTACCCGACCAAGGCGATCGAGCTGATCGTTCCGTACGCGGCCGGCGGCGGCACCGATCTGGTGGCCCGCGCCTACGCGGACGCCGTGAACCGCCACCTGCCGCAGTCGGTCGGCGTGGTGAACAAGACCGGCGGCGGCGGTGCCGTCGGCCTGTCGGAGATCATGGCCGCCCGTCCGGACGGCTACCGCATCGGCATGGGCACCGTGGAGATCACCACCCTGCCGAACCTCGGCGTCGCCCGCTTCACGGCCGATGATTTCACCCCGATCGCCCGCCTGAACGCGGAGCCGAGCGCCATCACGGTCAACGCCAACGCACCGTGGAAGACCATCGAGGAGTTCCTGGCCTACGCCAAGGAGAACCCGGGCAAGGTCCGCATCGGCAACTCCGGCACCGGCGCCATCTGGCACCTCGCCGCCGAGGCCCTGGCGACCAAGTCGGGCCTGAAGTTCAGCCACATCCCGTACGATGGCGCCAACCCGGCGGTCACCGCGCTTCTCGGCAACCACATCGAGGCCGTCAGCGTCAGCCCGGCCGAGGTTTCCAGCCACATCGCCGCCGGCACGCTGCGCATCCTGGCCGTGATGGACGATCAGCGTTCCAAGGCGTTCCCGGATGCCCCGACGCTGAAGGAGAAGGGCATCGACGTGACGGTCGCCACTTGGCGCGGCATCGTCGTTCCGAAGAAGACTCCGGCGAACGTCGTCGAGACGCTGCGCGCCGCCTCCAAGAAGGCGGTCGAGGAGCAGGGCTTCCGCGACCAGCTGACCAAGATGAACCTCAGCTACGCCTATCTCGATGGCCCGGAGTACAAGGTGGCCATGGAGAGGGACGCCGAGATGTTCAAGACGCTGATGAAGCAGATCGGCCTCGCCAAGTAAGCCGAAACACGTAAGCCGCATCCCCGGCGTGTCCCCGGCGGCCTTCGGGCCGCCGGGCGTCCGAAGGAGATTCAATCATGAGCAACGCTCCCGCTCCGGGCGGCAAGGCTGGCCTGCGCCCGCAGGACCGCCTCGCCACGCTGGTCATTGCCGTCCTCGTCATGGCGGTCGCTGTGGCCGCCATCATCGTCGCGGGGGACTTCCCGCCGACCATGCTGGAAACCGATGTCGGCCCCGCCCGTTTCCCGATCATCTTCGCCGGGGCCCTTCTGGTGCTCTGCGCGATCCTGGTCTTCAACACGCTACGGGCGCCCGCCGCTCCCCCGGATGACCTGCCGCAGGCTGGGCCGAAGGCTAGCTACGGCACGGTCGCCATCGGCATCGTCGCGACCGCCGCCTGCCTCTACGCCATGGAGTTCGTTGGTTACGCCATTGCGACTCCCATCTACCTGTTCGGCCTGATGTGGCTGATGGGACGGCGCAACCTGATCGCGAACGCCGCCATCGCCGCCGTGCTGACCGCGCTCATCTACGCCGCCTTCGCCGTGGCGCTCAGCGTGCCGCTTCCGGTCGGGAGCCTTTTCGAATGACCCGAACCGATCTGACCGGCCGCAACGCTCCGCTGACGGAGGGGTGAGATGTACGAACTCAACATGCTTCTTCACGGCGCGCAGGCGCTGTTCAACCAGCCCATGGCGCTGCTGCTCGCCCTGTTCGGCGTGACGCTGGGCATCATCATCGGCGCGTTGCCCGGCCTGACGGCGACGATGGGCGTGGCCATCCTGCTGCCCTTCACCTTCGGCATGGACCCGCTGTCGGGCCTGCTGATGATCTCCGGCGTCTTCTTCGGCGGTATTTACGGCGGTTCGGTCACAGCCATCCTGCTGAAGATTCCCGGCACCCCCGCCGCCGCGGCGACCGCCATCGACGGGTTCGAGCTGACCAAGAAGGGGCAGGCCGGCATCGCGCTGGGCACCGCCACCTTCTCGTCCTTCCTGGGCGGCACGGCCAGCGTCTTCGTGCTGATCTTCCTGGCCCCGGTGCTGGCCCGCTTCGCTCTGGAATTCAGCGCGTCGGAGTCCTTCGCGCTGGCCGTCTTCGGCTTGTCGATCATCGCCAGCATTTCCGGCGTGTCGGTCATCAAGGGCCTGATCGCTGGCTTCCTCGGTCTGCTGCTGGCGACCGTCGGGCTCGACCCGATGGGCGGATTCCCGCGCTACACCGGCGGCTACACCGAGTTGTTCAACGTGCCCTTCATCCCGGTGATGATCGGCCTGTTCGCCGCCGCCGAAGCCTTCAAGTCGCTGGAGGACCCGCAGGTCCGCGCCGGCATGGCCGCGGCGCTGGACCGCATCATCCCGCCCTGGCACATGTTCCGCCGCCAGTTGGGCAACATCGCGCGCTCCTCGGGATTGGGCATCGTCATCGGCATGATCCCCGGCGCCGGCGCCGACATCGCCGCCTTCGTCGCCTACAACGAGGCCAAGCGCTTCAGCAAGACGCCGGAAAATTACGGCAAGGGCGAGCTGGGCGCCGTCGCTGCCTGCGAATCCGGCGCCAACGGCTGCACGGGCGGCGCGCTGCTGACCATGCTGACGCTGGGCATCCCCGGCGACGCGGTGACCGCGGTGATGCTGGGCGCCCTGACGCTCCAGGGGCTGCAGCCCGGCCCGCTGCTGTTCAAGGACCACGCCGATCTGGTCTTCACGCTGTTCGCCGGCATGCTGGTCTGCTACGTCTTCATGCTGGTGGTCGGCCTCGGCTCACTGCGCTTCATGGGGCGCATCCTGCAGATGCCGAAGTCGGTGCTGACCCCGGCCATCCTGGCGCTGTGCATCGTCGGCACCTACGCCATCAACAACAGCATGTTCGACATCTGGATCATGCTGGCCGCCGGCGTCGTCGGCTACTTCATGCAGAAGTGGGATTTCCCAGCCTCGCCCGTCGTGCTCGCCCTGATCATGGGGCCGATGGCGGAGGCGAACTTCCGCCGCGCGCTGTCGCTGTCCAACGGCAGCTATGACTTCCTCTACACTCGCCCGATCACCGCAACCCTGCTGGTCATCGCGATCCTGACGCTGATGCTCCCGCTGCTGCGCCGGCTGTGGGCGGAGCGCTCGGCCGGCGGCCCGTCGACGATCAACCCGGCCGCTGGAAGCAGCCGCATGGGGACCCCGGAATGACCGCCCATGGAGTTGCCGTGACGAGCGTTGGCCTGGAAGCCGTCTTCGATCCCGACCTGCGCAACGGCACCGGCGAGAACCCGGTCTGGGACGCCAAGCGGGGCTCGTGGACCTGGATCGACATCCCGGCGCGGACCATCCACCGGCTCGACCCCTCCAGCGGCGCCCACCGCCGCTGGACCCTGCCGGAGATGATCGGCAGCCTCGTCCTGCGTCCGGACGGCGGCGTGGTCTGCGCCTGCGAGACCGGAGTCTTCGACGTCGATCTGCCGGGCGAGGGCGGGGAGGCGGTGGTCACCGCCCTCGCCACCCACCGCTTCCCCAAGGAGGGCATGCGCTTCAACGACGGGCGCTGCGACCGGCAGGGGCGGTTCTGGCTGTCCAGCATGGTCATGGACATCAGCAAGGGCGACGCCTCCGGCCTGTGGCACCGCTTCACGCGGGCC from Azospirillum brasilense includes the following:
- a CDS encoding 2-dehydro-3-deoxygalactonokinase, which produces METGRKGVGASLIALDWGTSSLRGFLMGGDGRVLDQRANAHGIQNLPMPGVAGFEQAFADLCGGWMAAHPGLPVVAGGMVGSAQGWREAPYVRCPADTTTLASQAVPVESASGSRILIAPGVLYDPPNGPPDILRGEEIQIAGVLADRPDWGRDACMVLPGTHSKWVEIVGGRMIRFSSYMTGETFAVLCKHSILGRLMPADAAPAEAESDAAFAEGVRAAQASGPGDFTHQIFAARTLGITRRMPAELLKDYLSGLLIGHELVSGLGHMRNELHEGRPLLLIGEGALCRRYVRGLELLGVEPTDRLENTAPRGLFQFAVAAGLIAPAGE
- a CDS encoding IclR family transcriptional regulator: MAGIGANPLDAQASPEKPQASGTQTLMRGLALLECVAAGIGDVKGIAARLGTPRSTTHRMLNSLTQDGYLHHVPYKGYLLGPKLIALGMRALEQRPLVAIARPHIEELARQTGDTVHLGVVEGAEVFYLDKIPNTRGLEMRSRIGLRMPLASTGLGKALLLGLPRERWSELYDHALRLTAAAPERPPLAPWPEFESRLAAYVDRGWSFDLEENEIGIRCVGAPIRDVRNQVVAAISVASAVPYMPDERMEELGPVVRAVADAISKDLGWKRDERASGHR
- a CDS encoding tripartite tricarboxylate transporter TctB family protein is translated as MSNAPAPGGKAGLRPQDRLATLVIAVLVMAVAVAAIIVAGDFPPTMLETDVGPARFPIIFAGALLVLCAILVFNTLRAPAAPPDDLPQAGPKASYGTVAIGIVATAACLYAMEFVGYAIATPIYLFGLMWLMGRRNLIANAAIAAVLTALIYAAFAVALSVPLPVGSLFE
- a CDS encoding 2-dehydro-3-deoxy-6-phosphogalactonate aldolase, whose product is MSDESLKARFDAAFSALPLVAILRGLTPAEAEGVAQTLYDSGFRMIEVPLNSPDPFDSIAAVRRLLPRDALVGAGTVLAVEQVARLKDIGADLVVMPHADTAVIRAAKAAGLVSLPGIATPTEAFAALSAGADALKIFPAELVGPRVIKAMRAILPAGTRLLPVGGIAPDTMAPFLDAGVAGFGLGSALYAPGLSAAEVGKRADAFVAAWRRLNPR
- a CDS encoding tripartite tricarboxylate transporter permease, translating into MYELNMLLHGAQALFNQPMALLLALFGVTLGIIIGALPGLTATMGVAILLPFTFGMDPLSGLLMISGVFFGGIYGGSVTAILLKIPGTPAAAATAIDGFELTKKGQAGIALGTATFSSFLGGTASVFVLIFLAPVLARFALEFSASESFALAVFGLSIIASISGVSVIKGLIAGFLGLLLATVGLDPMGGFPRYTGGYTELFNVPFIPVMIGLFAAAEAFKSLEDPQVRAGMAAALDRIIPPWHMFRRQLGNIARSSGLGIVIGMIPGAGADIAAFVAYNEAKRFSKTPENYGKGELGAVAACESGANGCTGGALLTMLTLGIPGDAVTAVMLGALTLQGLQPGPLLFKDHADLVFTLFAGMLVCYVFMLVVGLGSLRFMGRILQMPKSVLTPAILALCIVGTYAINNSMFDIWIMLAAGVVGYFMQKWDFPASPVVLALIMGPMAEANFRRALSLSNGSYDFLYTRPITATLLVIAILTLMLPLLRRLWAERSAGGPSTINPAAGSSRMGTPE
- the clpB gene encoding ATP-dependent chaperone ClpB, with translation MDFGLFTDRARGVIQAAQLAALAGRHQQLVPEHLVKALVEDADGVPAKLIRDAGGDPELLKTAAEETLNRQTRVEGEGPHPIFMSPALAGVLQNAVETARGAGDKFVSPERLLESLAAQGGSTRALFHRAGVDPAVLVEGVESLSKNRPADRQEDSQMGEALAKYARDLTEEARQGRLDPVIGRDDEIRRTIQVLARRTKNNPVLIGEPGVGKTAVVEGLAQRLASGDVPEGLKDRRVLALDLTALLAGAKFRGDFEERLKAVLSEVQQAAGRIILFIDELHSLIGAGRTDGAMDAANMLKPALARGELRCVGATTPDEYRKYIEKDAALARRFQPVNVDEPSDEDAVSILRGIKGKYEVHHGVRIADAAVVAAVQLSARYIADRRLPDKAIDLVDEAASRLRMAIDSKPEALDAVGRRVAQLKIEREALKSEPDAASQERLHKLESELAVDEAKLTAMEEEWRVGQSRRTEGRRLKEELDQARTKLEHAQRDGDWAKAGELAYGVVPDLEKRLAEAESRANAEREEVTAKDIAAVVTRWTGIPVDRMLDSERQRLKGMEDRLAERVVGQAEAVRAVSKAVRRARAGLKDPNRPTGSFLFLGPTGVGKTELAKALAAFLFDDETAVTRVDMSEYMEKHSVARMIGSPPGYVGYDDGGTLAEKIRRRPYQVVLLDEVEKAHPDVLNVLLQALDDGRLTDGQGRTADFRHAILIMTSNLGADALTALGEDDSLEGARVEVMDAVRRAFRPEFLNRLDDVLIFRRLGREQMAHIVDIQLARVADRLAERGLSLTADDAARARLADLGWDPAFGARPLKRAVQNLVEDPIAERLLDGEVDERSTLHLSARDGRLTLDGVPVEEDRATGFKAPERPPLGFALTGSGGGRSSAAVH
- a CDS encoding Bug family tripartite tricarboxylate transporter substrate binding protein is translated as MKGYRFLTGAVVGALTSATMMVAVQAAEYPTKAIELIVPYAAGGGTDLVARAYADAVNRHLPQSVGVVNKTGGGGAVGLSEIMAARPDGYRIGMGTVEITTLPNLGVARFTADDFTPIARLNAEPSAITVNANAPWKTIEEFLAYAKENPGKVRIGNSGTGAIWHLAAEALATKSGLKFSHIPYDGANPAVTALLGNHIEAVSVSPAEVSSHIAAGTLRILAVMDDQRSKAFPDAPTLKEKGIDVTVATWRGIVVPKKTPANVVETLRAASKKAVEEQGFRDQLTKMNLSYAYLDGPEYKVAMERDAEMFKTLMKQIGLAK